From the Fusobacterium sp. FSA-380-WT-3A genome, the window TATATCAAGTCAAGGTTTTCCAAAAGAAGCAATGTTTTCTATACTTATAGGTGCCCTTATAAATCTTATACTAGACCCTATTTTCATCTTTAAATTTCATATGGGAATTAAAGGAGCAGCATGGGCTACTGTTATTTCTCAAGGACTTAGTGCCTGTTGGATATTTTTCTTTTTAACTTCTAATAAATCAGTTATAAAAATAAAATTAAAAAATCTTATTCCTGATTTTAAAATTATAAAAAATATTCTTGTATTAGGAACTTCCTCTTTTACAATGCAGATAACAGAAAGTATGTTAGGAGTAACTTTAAATAAAAGTCTTCAAATCCATGGAGGAGATTTATATGTTGGAGCTATGGCAATAGCTCAAAGTATAATGCAACTTATTTCTATACCAATAAGAGGATTTACTTATGGTTCTCAACCTATAGTAAGTTATAATTTTGGAGCAAAAAATAAAGAAAGAGTTATGAAAGCTACAAAAATTATTGTTGGATATGCTACTTTAATTTTAGGTCTTTCCTCTTTAATGACAATAATATTCCCAGAATTTTTCTCATCAATGTTTACTAAAGACCCAGAACTTCTTGCTCTAATGGGAAAAACTCTTCCAGTTTATATGGGAGGAATGGTTATATTTGGAATACAAAATGGAGGACAAGCTGTATTTTTAGGAATTGGACTTGCTAAGACTTCTATATTTTTAGCTCTATTTAGAAAAATTTTACTTCTTATTCCTTTAGCTTTAATTTTACCTAATTATATGGGAGTTATGGGAGTATTCTATGCTGAACTTATATCTGATACTCTTTCAGCTTTAACAACTCTATTTATATTTGTATTTATTTTTAAAAAAGTTGTAGATAGAAATATTCAATAAAATTTTATTAAAAAATATTAAAAGGACTGTTGTATTTAACAGTCCCTTTATTTTTATCTATTTAATTCTTCGTAAGATTTTAATCCATAACTAGATTTTGCCTTTATTACTGCCCTATTTATAGCTTTCCCCATTGCATAAGCTCCCAAACTTCCAATTATATCAACTGTAGTTTCAACTTCTCCTGTTCCTATAGTAAATATTGTATCTCCATCTAAAGATGTATGTACAGGACAAATTGCTCTTGCATATCCATTATGTGCCATTGAAGATATTTTTGTAGCTTGAGCTTTTGTTAATTTTCCATTTGTTATTATACATCCTATTGTTGTATTTGTATTTTGAAATACATCTATATCCTTTCCTAAATCTTCCCACATAAGCTCTCTTGTACTTAATATTTTATTTTTCTCCTCATTTAAAATTCCAGCTAATGGTTTATTAGTATCTACATCAATTACATCTCCTATAGCATTTACACTTACAATAGCTCCAACTTTTAATCTTCCAACTTGTACACAATAAACTCCAAGTCCTGATTTCATTGCTCTATCCATTCCTTTATATTTTCCAACAGAAGCCCCTGTTCCAGCTCCAAAATTTCCCTCTTGAATATTATATTTTTCAGAATTACAACAAGCTTCATATCCCATATTTTTATCAGGTCTAACTTTAGAATTTCCCACTGCTAAATCAAAAAGAGATGCTCCACAAACAATAGGTACAACTCCTACTCCAACTTCAAAACCTATTCCCTTTTCCTCTAAATATTTCATAACTCCACTAGATGCTTCTAAACCATAAGCACTTCCACCAGATAATACAATCCCATGAACTTTTTCTATAGTATTTATAGGATTTAAAAGTTCAGTTTCATGTGAAGCAGGTCCTCCACCTCTTACATCTACTCCAGCACAACCACCTTTTTCACATAAAATTACTGTACAACCTGTTCCAGCTTCAAAATTTTGGGCATTACCTATTTTTATTCCATCTATTTCAGTTATATTTATCTCTTTCATTTTCCCCTCCTTTTTATATTTTTAATTATATAAAAATTTTTATTTTTCTTCAACATTCACTTTTTATCAAAAAATAAAAAAGCAGTCAGACAACTGACTGTTTTTTATTTATACTGGAGAAAACTAATTAAATTAAAATTTATTTTTCAATTTTTTTAAATTTCAAATTTTTTTCTATTAGAGCAAAGACAGCTTCATGAGTCAAATTCTTTTGACCTTTTAAAGTTTCAAGATACTCTTTTACAGCTTCATGTTCTTTTTTGTGATATTTATTAATTATATAATGTATATCTGAATCCTGAAAAAAGTTTACATATTTATGTTCTTTCATTAAAACCATCTCCTAAACTCTCCAGCAAACCAATTATAAATCTTTATAACAAAAATTTCAATATTTAATTTTAAATAAATTTTAATTTTATAAATCTATTCTATTTTATTACAAGTTCTACAGGACAATGGTCAGAACCTAATACTTCTGTGTAAATTTTTGCTGACTCTAATCTAGCTTTTAAACTTTCTGATACTACAAAATAATCTATTCTCCAGCCAGCATTTCTTCCTCTAGCATTAAATCTATAAGACCACCACGAATAAACATCTGTTACATCTGGATAAAAATAACGGAAAGTATCTATAAATCCATCATTTACTAAATTATCAAATTTTCCTCTTTCTTCATCTGTAAATCCAGCATTTCTTCTATTTGCTTTAGGATTTTTTAAATCTATCTCTTTATGAGCAACATTCAAATCTCCACAGAAAATTACAGGTTTTTTCTTCTCAAGATTTTTTAAATAATTTTTAAATTCATCTTCCCAAACCATTCTATAATCTAATCTTTCTAATTCTGTTTTAGAGTTTGGTGTATATACAGTTATAAAGTAATAATCTTCAAATTCTAAAGTTATCACTCTTCCCTCTTTATCATGCTCTTCAATTCCTAAACCATAGGCTACACTTATAGGCTCAACTTTTGTAAAAATCGCTGTTCCTGAATATCCTTTTTTCTCAGCATAATTCCAATATTGATGATATCCCTCTAATTGTAAATCTATTTGTCCTTCTTGTAATTTTGTTTCTTGAAGACAAAATATATCAGCATCTACTTCTTTAAAAAAATCCATAAATCCTTTTGTTACACAAGCTCTAAGCCCATTTACATTCCACGAAATAAACTTCATAATCCTCCTTTATACATCTAATTTCAAAAATAAATTTAAAAATCTTCCTACTCCACTATCCTCATTTGATTTAGTATTATATCTTACATTTTCTTTTACTAAATCTTTAGCATTTTCTACAGCTACAGAATAATTTACATCTTTTAACATAGCCAAGTCATTTTCATTATCTCCAAAAACCACTATTTCATCTAATGCTATTCCCATATCATTAGTTACTATTTTTAGAGCATTCCCTTTACTTGCCTCTTTATTTACTATATCCATTACACTGTCACCAGATTCAAAAATATTTACTTTATCTAAATATTTCTCCTCAACATATTCTCTCAATTTTTTAAATTTTTCTTTATCTCCATAAAAAACTAATTTTTGATAATCTTCTTTTAAAATATTTTCTTTTTTCTCATCAAAAATAAAATTAAAGTTTTTATTTTCTAATGAAAATTCTCTATAATATTCTGTATCTAATTGAGAATAATAAATATTTTTTCTACTTGTAGCACTATAATTTAATCCAACCTCTTTAGCTCTTAAAAAAATATCATAAGATACCTCTCTATCTATTGAAGCTTCATATATAATTTCATCTTCTCTATAAACTCTTGCTCCATTTAGACAGATAAAATATTTAATATTTGGAATATCTTTTAATAAATCATTTATACTTGTTCTATCTCTTCCAGAAGCTGCTATAAATTCTATTCCCTTAGATTGAGCTTTTATTATTGCCTCTCTATTTATATCAGTTACTTTCTTCTCTTTAGTTACAAAAGTTCCATCTAAATCACTAGCAATAGCTTTTACTGGAAAATCATCTTCTACCACACCTAAATCAATATATTTTTGTAAATAATCCTTTATATATCCATTATAAACTTCTGGCATATATTGAATAATTGGTCTCATTCTTTTTAAAATTTTACTTTTATTAGGTTTGAACTTTCTCCAAGTATGAGCATCAGATGTTACATTTTGAATAAAACCTTGAAATCTATCACAAGCATTAGCAAATTTTGATTCATCAGTTTCCATATTTTCAAATTCATACCATAAATTTAAATATTCTTTTTTTTGGTCTTCAGGCAACATTCCAAAAGTTATATTTGCACTTTCAACCTCTTTTTTATATTTTTCTTTTGGTGAAAATTCTCCATAAGCTGGTGTATCTCCAGCTAAAATTTCTACTATATCATGAATTAATATCATTTTTATCACTCTTGACATATCAACTTCTTTTTTATAATACTCTCTTAGTATAAAAGCTGAAGTTGCCATATGCCATGAATGTTCTGTGTCATTTTCTCTTCTAGTTCCATTTAATACAAGACTTTGACGAAGAACTCCTTTTAATTTATCAATTTCTATTAAAAAATCTATTTGTTTTTTTAGTCTATCCATCTTTCCTCCTTATCCTAAATTAAATTATACCATAATTTTTTTTCATTGTTAAGATTTCAAACTAAAAAAGAAATTTTCTGTTAATTTATTGAAAAGATTTAAATTTATTTATATAATCTAATATATTAATATTAGATTAAGGAGGAAAATTGAAGTTAGATTTTATTTTAAATTTTGATATTGTTGTAGTAGGTAGTGGAATAGCTGGATTAGTTTCAACAAAAGAAGCTGTAAAAACTGGTAAAAATATTTGTTTAATTACAAATGAAAATTTTGGTGGTGGAGCTAGTTATTTTCCTTTAAAAGGTACTTTAGGAATTTAATCTACTTTAAATAATGAAGATAGAAAAAAATTTTTAGAAGATATAAAAAATATAGGAAACAAAATGGAAAATGAAGATTTAATAAAAACTTATATAGAGGAAATTCCTAATAATATTTCCTCTCTAAAAGAAATTGGTTTTGAACCTTGGTTAAGAAATGATAGAAGACCAGCTTGTTTTGCTAAATCTTATAAAAGATTGGGAAAAGGCTAGAGAAAAAGGAAAAGAGATATTTTCAAATTTTGAAAATTTAAAAATATTTGAAAATACATCTATAGTTAAGATTATAAAAGATAATGAAAAAGTTATTGGAGGAATATTTAAAAATAAAGATGGATTCTTTGGTATTTCTTCACCTATTATCATTCTTGCTACAGGTGGAATTGCTGGAAATTTTAAACATAAATTATATCCTGAAGATGTTAATGGAATAGGACATATTGTAGCTTTAGATTCTGGAGCAGAAGTACAAAATATGGAGTTTATTCAATTTATCTCTGGTTTTTTAAAACCAAAATATAATACTTTATTTGGAGAACACACTCTTAAATATTGTGAAGGGATGTTTGACTTAAATAACAATTTAATTTTTGATGGTATAAATAATCCTGAAAATAAAAATTTATGGATAGAAAGAAGTGGTTATGCTCCTTTTAGTTTTGATTTTAAAAGTCATAAAATAGATTTAAAAATGATAAATTCTTTAGATAATGAAGGGGTAATTTTAAAATATTCAAAAGATTTATATAAAGATGAGGGGGAATTTTATAAAGTTTATTTAAGTTGGTTAAAAGATACTATGGAAATAGATATGTGTAAAGATGAAGTTATAATTACTCCTTTTGTTCATAGTTGTAATGGAGGTATAAAAATAAATAATAATTCTGAATCTTCTGTAAAAGGATTATATGCAGTTGGAGAAATATCTTCTTGCATTGAGGGGGCTAATAGATTAGGGGGAAATTCTGTAGGTGGTTCTTTAGTCTTTGGTAAAAGAGCTATAATTTCAGCTCTAAACTACTTAAAAAATTCTGATTTTAAAGAATATTCTCTCTTAGATTTCCAATTAAAATTTAATGATTGGTTAGATTCTTTAATAGATGGAAAAAATATTTTATCTGAAAATGAAATTTTAACTAAATTAAAAATTATCACTTCAAAAGCTTGTAATATAAAAAGAAATGAAAAAGTTTTAAAAGCTTCACTTAAAGAGTTAGAAAATTTAAAAAATAATTTTAGTATAAAAGAAAATATTAAAAGTAAAGGTTTAGAAATCTATCTGAGATTAGAAGTAACTAAAATGTTAGTTTTAAGTATGTTAGAAAGAAAAGAAAGTAGAGGAGCTCACTATAGAGAAGATTATCCTTATTCTTCAGATAATAATTATAAAATTATTCTTTCAAGAAAAAATAATAATTTCATAGTAAAAACTTTAAAAATATAAATCAATATGATATTTTATATTAATTTATATTTTAAATAAATCTATTTATCATAAAATTTTTATTTATTAATATGTTTTCTCTATTTTTATCATTTTTATATTAATTATTTTTTTAAATATAAAAAAGGCTATAGATTTTCTATAGCCTTTAATTTTTATTATTACATTACATAATGCATTACAACACCAGGTCCAATAGGAAGTCCTAAGAAGAAGAATATCATTAGTAATAATGTCCATCCAACTAAGAATGTAATTGAGTATGGTAACATTGTTGAAATAAGAGTTCCCATTCCACTTTCTTTATCAAATCCTTGCATATAAGCAACTATGAAAGCAAAGTATGACATTAATGGAGAAATAATGTTAGTAGAAGAATCTCCTATTCTATACATTGCTTGAGTTAATTCTGGAGAGAATCCTAATCTCATAAACATTGGAATAAATACTGGAGCCATGATAGCCCATTTAGCTGAAGCAGAACCCATAAATAGGTTAATAAATGCTGCTACACAGATAAATGCTACTACTAATGGGAATCCTGTAAATCCTATTGATTGTAAGAAGTCAGCTCCTTTAACAGCAACTATTGTTCCTAAACTTGTGTATGAGAAGTAAGCTATAAATTGAGCAGCTACGAAAGCTAATGCCATATATCCACCCATACTAGCTAATGCTTTACCCATAAGTTTAGCTACATCTTTATCTGTTTTTATTGTTCCAACAGTTTTTCCATAAGCATATCCAGGAATCATAAAGAATAACATGATAATTGGTAATAATCCATTACCCATAAATTTATTTAAATTTCCACCTTCTCTAAATATTGCATTTTCTGGAATTGTTAAGAATCCCATTATAACTATAAAAATAGCTAAAGAGATTCCAGCATTTCTTAATCCTCTTTGCTCTAATTCTCCCATTTCAGTTAATTCTTCTTTATGGTCACCTTTATATTCTCCAAGTCTTGGCTCTACTACTTTTTCAGTAACTATTGTTCCTAATATTGTGATTAAGAATGTTGATACCATCATAAAATACCAGTTAGCTGTAGGTAATACTGTGTAATTAGGAGCAAATATTCTAGCTGCCTCTGTTGAAATTCCTCCAAGTAATGGGTCTATAGTTCCAAGTAATAAGTTTGCTGAGAATCCTCCAGATACCCCTGAGAATGCTGCTGCTAGACCAGCTAATGGATGTCTTCCAACTGAAGCAAAAATTATAGCTCCAAGAGGTATTAATACAACGTATCCAGCGTCAGAAGCAATATTTGACATAACTCCAGCAAATACTAAAACAGCTGTTAATAATCTTGGTGGTGTTGATAAAACTAATTTTCTAAGAGAAGCATTGATAAGTCCTGTTCCTTCTGCTACTCCAACCCCTATCATAGCTACTAAAACTGTTCCTAAAGGAGCAAATCCAGTAAAGTTCTTAGTCATACTATTAAAAATATATCTAATTCCATTAGCATCTAATAAAGATTTTGCTTGAAGAGTAATTTCTTCAATCTTTTTAGTTTTCATATTCATTCCAGTATAAGTAACTTGTACCCCTGTTCTTACACATATTTCTGATATTACAATAACTAATACTGATAATATAAAGAATAATGTTATAGGATGTGGCAGTTTATTTCCAACTTTTTCTACTCCATCCAGAAACTTGTTAAAAAAACCTTTTTTTTGTTCCATATAAAACCTCCGTCTTGTTAAAATGTACGCATTATTATTATATTATATTTTTTTTTAAAAATCAACTTTTTTTGTAAAAAAAATACAATATATATTACAAATTGCTTTTATTGTATACAAGATTTTTTACAAAAAAAATTTTTTTTACCTTAATTCATTTATTTTACTTCTTTAATATAAAATTATCACCACTTTTTTCTATAAGTCCTTGTTTCAATAGACCTCCTATAGCTCTTTTGAAAGCTTTTTTACTTATTCCAAAATAATCATAAATTTCTTCTGGAGAACTTTTATCATTAAAATGAAAAGCTGATTTTAAAATTCTCATTTTTTCTAAAATAATTTTTCCATCATCATCTAATTGCTCAAAAGATAATTTTCTAGGAGCTAAATCTAATTTTCCATCTTCTCTCACTCTTATAACTCTTGCTGTAATTTCTTGCCCTATTTTATACTCTTTAAAATATTCATTTTTAGGCATCATTCCAAAATATCTGTCATCTACAGCTACAAAAACTCCAATATTATTATCTATATTATAAACTGTTCCTGTAACTACATCATTTTTCTTATAATCTTTACATGGTAAAAGGAATTTATAAACTTTCATTGTAGCAGATATTCTTCCTTTTTTATCTTCATATAGACCTACTAAATATTTTTTTCCTACTTCTAATTTTCCAACCTCTTGTCCTTTTGGTAATAATAAGTCTTTTTTTAATCCCCAATCAAGAAAAGCTCCTATTTTAGGATTTATATCTGTTACCTCTAATTTTGCTAATGTCCCTATTGTAGCATATGTAACTCTTAAAGTTGATATAAGTCTATCTTCTGAATCTCTGTAAATAAATACATCTAATTCCTCACCAATTTCTGGTTTTTTTTCCAATAATTCTAATTCATTTTTTGGAAGAAGTATATTATCTTCTTCATTTCCTGTTTCTGCGTCTAAGTATAATCCGATTGGAGTATAATTGTTAACTTTTAACAATTGTCTTTTTCCTATTTTTATCATTTTTCCTCCTTAAAATAATTACAAATAAAAAAATTGATATAAAACTATCAATAGATTAATATTATATCATTTATTAAAAAAAAATCAATTATTATTTTTCTTGACTTTTTTAAATTGATATGATATCATTTTTGTATAAATATAAAACTATTGGAGGAAATTTATGGAATTAAAAGATAAAGTATTAGAATTATTACAAAAATCTGAACCTATGAAAGCTGGTGAAATTGCTGAAGCTTTAGGAGAAGATAAAAAATTAGTTGATAAAGTTATAAAAGAATTAAAAGCTGAAGAAGTTATAATATCTCCAAAAAGATGTTTCTATTCAGCTAAATAATAATTACGCCCCTACTAAAAATTCTTATAAATTTAAAAGAGAGAATCTTTTATGATTCTCTCTTTTTTATTATTTTACATTTTCTAATATATTTTTTATTTGGTCTTTAGTAAGTCCCCCTGTAACATATCCATAAACATTACCCTCTTTATCTATAACAAAACTTGTAGGATAAGCTGAAATAAAATATTGTCTACTTATTTTTTCTGACCCTTCAAATATTGTTGGGAAGGTATAATTGTTTTCTTTTAAAAACTTTACTACATTTTCCTTTTTCTCATTATTAACACCTAAAAATATTACATCTTTTTTATTTTCTCCATATTCTTTATAAAGTTCTTCTATTTCAGGCATTTCTTTTCTACATGGTGGACACCAAGTAGCCCAAAAGTTTAAGAAAACAACTTTTCCTTTATATTCTTCTAGATTATGAGTAACCTCATATTGGTCCTTTAAAGAAAATGTTGGAGCCTTAGCGTCATTTCCATAACTAAAAATTGTAAAAACTAAAAATAATAAACCTATAATTTTTTTCATACATCACCTCTTTAATTATAATAAATAACCTATTATTTCATTTAATTTTCCCATAAACACAATTATTCCCAAAATGACTAACAAAAATCCCATTATTTTTGTAGTATAATTTACTACATGCATATTTTTTCTAAAAATTTTTATAAAATATGAACTAAATAAAGCAGTCATTAAAAAAGGCAAGGTAAAACCTAAAGTATAAAATCCCATTAAAATATACCCTTGTTTTATATCTTTTAAAGCAGTTATTGTAAAAAGTATACTTGAAAGAGCTGGTCCTATACATGGAGTCCAAGCAAAACTAAAAGTAAATCCAAACAAAAATGCTACTATAGGATTTATATTTTTTATTTCAATTTCCATTCTTCTTTCCTTTTCCAAACTAGATAATTTAAATATTCCCA encodes:
- a CDS encoding MATE family efflux transporter, whose product is METTKASERLGTEPIGKLILKLSIPAVIAQIVNVLYNIIDRVYLGHIKGVGTLALTGIGVTFPIIVGISAFSAFAGYAGAPLSSIELGRKNYKKAEKILGNSVTITLFFTLIIPTIVYIFREKLLFSFGASENILPYALDYLNIYLIGTIFVLVALGLNPFISSQGFPKEAMFSILIGALINLILDPIFIFKFHMGIKGAAWATVISQGLSACWIFFFLTSNKSVIKIKLKNLIPDFKIIKNILVLGTSSFTMQITESMLGVTLNKSLQIHGGDLYVGAMAIAQSIMQLISIPIRGFTYGSQPIVSYNFGAKNKERVMKATKIIVGYATLILGLSSLMTIIFPEFFSSMFTKDPELLALMGKTLPVYMGGMVIFGIQNGGQAVFLGIGLAKTSIFLALFRKILLLIPLALILPNYMGVMGVFYAELISDTLSALTTLFIFVFIFKKVVDRNIQ
- a CDS encoding P1 family peptidase — protein: MKEINITEIDGIKIGNAQNFEAGTGCTVILCEKGGCAGVDVRGGGPASHETELLNPINTIEKVHGIVLSGGSAYGLEASSGVMKYLEEKGIGFEVGVGVVPIVCGASLFDLAVGNSKVRPDKNMGYEACCNSEKYNIQEGNFGAGTGASVGKYKGMDRAMKSGLGVYCVQVGRLKVGAIVSVNAIGDVIDVDTNKPLAGILNEEKNKILSTRELMWEDLGKDIDVFQNTNTTIGCIITNGKLTKAQATKISSMAHNGYARAICPVHTSLDGDTIFTIGTGEVETTVDIIGSLGAYAMGKAINRAVIKAKSSYGLKSYEELNR
- a CDS encoding exodeoxyribonuclease III; this translates as MKFISWNVNGLRACVTKGFMDFFKEVDADIFCLQETKLQEGQIDLQLEGYHQYWNYAEKKGYSGTAIFTKVEPISVAYGLGIEEHDKEGRVITLEFEDYYFITVYTPNSKTELERLDYRMVWEDEFKNYLKNLEKKKPVIFCGDLNVAHKEIDLKNPKANRRNAGFTDEERGKFDNLVNDGFIDTFRYFYPDVTDVYSWWSYRFNARGRNAGWRIDYFVVSESLKARLESAKIYTEVLGSDHCPVELVIK
- a CDS encoding Cof-type HAD-IIB family hydrolase, producing the protein MDRLKKQIDFLIEIDKLKGVLRQSLVLNGTRRENDTEHSWHMATSAFILREYYKKEVDMSRVIKMILIHDIVEILAGDTPAYGEFSPKEKYKKEVESANITFGMLPEDQKKEYLNLWYEFENMETDESKFANACDRFQGFIQNVTSDAHTWRKFKPNKSKILKRMRPIIQYMPEVYNGYIKDYLQKYIDLGVVEDDFPVKAIASDLDGTFVTKEKKVTDINREAIIKAQSKGIEFIAASGRDRTSINDLLKDIPNIKYFICLNGARVYREDEIIYEASIDREVSYDIFLRAKEVGLNYSATSRKNIYYSQLDTEYYREFSLENKNFNFIFDEKKENILKEDYQKLVFYGDKEKFKKLREYVEEKYLDKVNIFESGDSVMDIVNKEASKGNALKIVTNDMGIALDEIVVFGDNENDLAMLKDVNYSVAVENAKDLVKENVRYNTKSNEDSGVGRFLNLFLKLDV
- a CDS encoding FAD-binding protein encodes the protein MKLDFILNFDIVVVGSGIAGLVSTKEAVKTGKNICLITNENFGGGASYFPLKGTLGI
- a CDS encoding FAD-binding protein — its product is MIEDQLVLLNLIKDWEKAREKGKEIFSNFENLKIFENTSIVKIIKDNEKVIGGIFKNKDGFFGISSPIIILATGGIAGNFKHKLYPEDVNGIGHIVALDSGAEVQNMEFIQFISGFLKPKYNTLFGEHTLKYCEGMFDLNNNLIFDGINNPENKNLWIERSGYAPFSFDFKSHKIDLKMINSLDNEGVILKYSKDLYKDEGEFYKVYLSWLKDTMEIDMCKDEVIITPFVHSCNGGIKINNNSESSVKGLYAVGEISSCIEGANRLGGNSVGGSLVFGKRAIISALNYLKNSDFKEYSLLDFQLKFNDWLDSLIDGKNILSENEILTKLKIITSKACNIKRNEKVLKASLKELENLKNNFSIKENIKSKGLEIYLRLEVTKMLVLSMLERKESRGAHYREDYPYSSDNNYKIILSRKNNNFIVKTLKI
- a CDS encoding AbgT family transporter, yielding MEQKKGFFNKFLDGVEKVGNKLPHPITLFFILSVLVIVISEICVRTGVQVTYTGMNMKTKKIEEITLQAKSLLDANGIRYIFNSMTKNFTGFAPLGTVLVAMIGVGVAEGTGLINASLRKLVLSTPPRLLTAVLVFAGVMSNIASDAGYVVLIPLGAIIFASVGRHPLAGLAAAFSGVSGGFSANLLLGTIDPLLGGISTEAARIFAPNYTVLPTANWYFMMVSTFLITILGTIVTEKVVEPRLGEYKGDHKEELTEMGELEQRGLRNAGISLAIFIVIMGFLTIPENAIFREGGNLNKFMGNGLLPIIMLFFMIPGYAYGKTVGTIKTDKDVAKLMGKALASMGGYMALAFVAAQFIAYFSYTSLGTIVAVKGADFLQSIGFTGFPLVVAFICVAAFINLFMGSASAKWAIMAPVFIPMFMRLGFSPELTQAMYRIGDSSTNIISPLMSYFAFIVAYMQGFDKESGMGTLISTMLPYSITFLVGWTLLLMIFFFLGLPIGPGVVMHYVM
- a CDS encoding S1 RNA-binding domain-containing protein, with product MIKIGKRQLLKVNNYTPIGLYLDAETGNEEDNILLPKNELELLEKKPEIGEELDVFIYRDSEDRLISTLRVTYATIGTLAKLEVTDINPKIGAFLDWGLKKDLLLPKGQEVGKLEVGKKYLVGLYEDKKGRISATMKVYKFLLPCKDYKKNDVVTGTVYNIDNNIGVFVAVDDRYFGMMPKNEYFKEYKIGQEITARVIRVREDGKLDLAPRKLSFEQLDDDGKIILEKMRILKSAFHFNDKSSPEEIYDYFGISKKAFKRAIGGLLKQGLIEKSGDNFILKK
- a CDS encoding HTH domain-containing protein, giving the protein MELKDKVLELLQKSEPMKAGEIAEALGEDKKLVDKVIKELKAEEVIISPKRCFYSAK
- a CDS encoding TlpA disulfide reductase family protein — encoded protein: MKKIIGLLFLVFTIFSYGNDAKAPTFSLKDQYEVTHNLEEYKGKVVFLNFWATWCPPCRKEMPEIEELYKEYGENKKDVIFLGVNNEKKENVVKFLKENNYTFPTIFEGSEKISRQYFISAYPTSFVIDKEGNVYGYVTGGLTKDQIKNILENVK
- a CDS encoding cytochrome c biogenesis CcdA family protein; this encodes MVYLTIFLGGILSFFSPCILPVIPLYIGYLSGNDLENKKKLIVNTVFFTIGISFAFIVLSMGFSTFGVFLQKYRDLISKISGILIIILGLFQMGIFKLSSLEKERRMEIEIKNINPIVAFLFGFTFSFAWTPCIGPALSSILFTITALKDIKQGYILMGFYTLGFTLPFLMTALFSSYFIKIFRKNMHVVNYTTKIMGFLLVILGIIVFMGKLNEIIGYLL